In the genome of Streptomyces collinus, one region contains:
- a CDS encoding DUF4191 domain-containing protein, which produces MARKEPAADAANPGRLKQIALTYKMTRKADKKIGLVLAAVGIVTFGVFLAIGFLIGHPIYLGILGLLLAFLASAIVFGRRAERAAFGQMEGQPGAAAAVLDNIGRGWTTTPAVAMNRNQDVVHRAVGKAGIVLVAEGNPNRVKTLLAAEKRKMNRIVADVPVHDLVVGTGEGQIELKKLRTTMLKLPRVLTGPQVTATNDRLRALGDLMSNMPLPKGPMPKGMRLPKGGPKAR; this is translated from the coding sequence ATGGCGAGGAAGGAACCTGCAGCGGACGCTGCGAACCCCGGGCGACTGAAGCAGATCGCTCTGACCTACAAGATGACCCGCAAGGCCGACAAGAAGATCGGCCTTGTACTCGCGGCAGTCGGAATCGTCACCTTCGGTGTCTTCCTCGCGATCGGTTTCTTGATCGGTCACCCCATCTATCTCGGCATCCTGGGCCTCCTGCTCGCCTTCCTCGCGTCGGCGATCGTGTTCGGGCGCCGGGCCGAGCGGGCCGCCTTCGGGCAGATGGAGGGACAGCCCGGCGCCGCGGCGGCGGTGCTCGACAACATCGGCCGGGGCTGGACGACGACCCCCGCGGTGGCGATGAACCGCAACCAGGACGTGGTGCACCGCGCGGTCGGCAAGGCCGGCATCGTGCTGGTCGCCGAGGGCAACCCGAACCGGGTGAAGACCCTGCTGGCCGCCGAGAAGCGCAAGATGAACCGCATCGTCGCGGACGTCCCCGTGCACGACCTGGTCGTGGGCACGGGCGAGGGCCAGATCGAGCTGAAGAAGCTGCGGACGACCATGCTGAAGCTCCCGCGCGTACTGACCGGCCCGCAGGTCACGGCCACCAACGACCGGCTGCGCGCCCTCGGTGACCTGATGAGCAACATGCCGCTGCCCAAGGGGCCGATGCCGAAGGGCATGCGGCTGCCGAAGGGCGGGCCGAAGGCTCGCTGA
- a CDS encoding RDD family protein: MDNRQALGSWLSGPRAAAEEAGVDFGYRGEQLGLPEEGPGSIARPGRRLGALAVDWGLCLLIAYGLITQSYNDAAQIWAPLIMFALMVLTVGTVGFTPGKRLLGLRVLALDTGRVSPWRAALRTVLLFLAIPALIWDRDGRGLHDRLAGTVEVRI, translated from the coding sequence GTGGACAACAGGCAAGCACTCGGATCGTGGCTTTCCGGGCCCCGCGCGGCCGCGGAAGAGGCCGGTGTCGACTTCGGATACCGGGGCGAGCAGCTCGGTCTGCCCGAGGAGGGACCCGGCTCGATCGCCCGCCCGGGCCGCCGGCTCGGTGCCCTCGCGGTCGACTGGGGCCTGTGCCTCCTGATCGCATACGGTCTTATCACCCAGAGCTACAACGATGCGGCCCAGATCTGGGCGCCGCTCATCATGTTCGCGCTGATGGTCCTCACGGTCGGTACGGTCGGCTTCACTCCGGGCAAGCGCCTGCTCGGCCTGAGGGTGCTCGCCCTGGACACCGGCCGGGTCAGCCCGTGGCGCGCCGCACTGCGCACGGTCCTGCTCTTCCTCGCGATCCCCGCCCTGATCTGGGACCGCGACGGCCGCGGACTGCACGACCGGCTGGCCGGCACGGTCGAGGTCCGCATCTGA